AAACCGTCCTCTGACCTACTCCCCATCTAGGCCTGCCTTCCCACGTGGAACCCGATAAGGGCTCTTCCTCTGGCTGATTCAGCCCAGCAGTGCAGTCTGTGACAAAGATCAGGTGAGCAGCTGTGAGAGTAATATTGAATCCTGCATCAGTCCCAATAACATAAAAGATCTTTGTGGCATTGGGCTGGCGGTCCAGAAAGGATAGGACTGGGCTGTAGAGAAAAGGACCATGGCCGTCTGCTGTTGAGGAAGCCAAGACCCGATCACCAGGGAGGAGGTCACGCATCTGTTTAGCAGCACCACCTTCAACAACAACCTGAGCGTCACCAGGGAAACAACCACCGGTTTTGGCTGCCACAGAGTGTTCTGTTGAATTGAAGAACAAAAGACATGATGATGTTATTTGTAATTATTTAGTGCTAATGCAAGAATGAGACAAAGCataaagagagagaaatgtTGGAGGTCCTCTCAGGAGAGGAGAACAGGCACTGCGGCATTTGGTCTCCAACAggaatttcacatttttctgggtCACTGAGTATAAAGCAGGTAAGACTTTGACTCTCGAAGAACTTTATCTCAGTGGATTAGTGGTGGATTGTTAACACATGTATACATTATGACTCAAAGCCAAGGTTCAAACTGCTTTCTTGTCTATCTGATTCTTGCCCTCTTCTTGTGCTTAGAAACTATGCACACACAGAAACCCACTTCAGAAAAATAaggtttttatttgcttttaaacaAACCAATTAAGAGCTGATCGCTGGATTTTTAAACTATTACTTGCCCTTTCATTGTGTGAGGCAATCTTTAAATATGGTTATGTGTCATTGTAACCGTTTTATAATGCTTACAATAAATTTATATGATttgaaatacatgaaatagttcccaaaacatttttttaaggcAAATCAATTTCTTGGGGTAATGGGAATCttacaaaaaaagacaacaagCAAAATATCAGCCGATGCTGTAACTTcatatttttcatgtattgcccTCTGTTCAGTGCCATGGTATGTACATGTACTGTATTTCTATCTTTCTAAAGCAGATTTTTCATGTTAACAGTTACCAGAGTACTAACAGAGAAACATCCTTTCTTTTACTATTTTATTTTGCTATTGCCAAAGTGCCCGTGTTGCAGAGTATATCTGAGCTATTTGGCCCTTTAAGATGCAGCGAGATTAGGTGGCAAAAAGGGGTAGTCGGTAAGAGCTAATGGATAACCAGCTGATTGTATCACCACAGTCAGAGCACGGCCTGGGGTCAGAGAGCCAGGAAAGTACACAGACTCTGGTTCTAGATATTGTTTGGATTACAGCAGAGTTTGTGTTTTAAACTGGGTCACATGCCCCAGTCTCAGCGGTTCTATACACACTGAGACATCACAATGGGCTTGAATCTTAGCAAATAATCCTGCTATTACTAAGCCTATATGGTACTACCATCTTAAATGAACTGGGAgaacaatagaatagaatagaatagaatagaatagaatagaatagaataattaAGGCAAAATAATTGTGAAACAGAAATGAATCAGTATAAATGTGCGTGGGTGTTTGTGTGAGAGGGCTGTCTTAAGGCAGCCAAATATTTGTCCAAGGTGTGTGTCGGTAAGCCTGAAGGCTGCAGAGACCAGGGGGTGATAAGACTCAGATAAGCGATCTCAGAGAAACCTACTGAAGGAAAAGCAATAGCGAACAAAGAGAGAGTTAATCATCTCACAGGCTACTAACCTCAGCAGACTGCTAGAATGCAGTTTGGCATCAAATAACTGGTGGTACCAGACATGGGTAAATGGATTTCTTAAGTGTCTTAAAAGTTAGAATAGCTGGAGGTGGAATGCTTTCAGCTATTGTTTGCATGAAGAAAGTATCTGATAAAGTATGTGTACTGAAATATTATGGATCTACTACAAAAATGCAGATTGAATATACAGTCAAGATACAGAAAATACTATTCTGTCAAGCAATTTAAGTATTTTAATTTAACCACAAATGTGGTCCTACATATGGACTATTAGCTGCCATTAGTCCTGCACTGAATGCAGAAAAGCCTGCTTACATttgtttccattcatttcatcCACACGttgtacagctaaatatcctaAAACCTTGATAACTAACGATATATATAATGACTATACAACATCTATTAAGACCAACATGTGAGGCTGAATTGGGCAAAGAGCACAGGTGCACAACCTGCTTTGATTGGCTCCCAGTAGACCATACACTTAAGCACACACCCAGAGTGTTAATATAGGCAATGAATGGGAAACTAAACCATTAGTGGCTCACAGTCAAATGGTCTAGCATCAGCCTCATTAGCAGTAataacagctgaacacaaaagcaaaaacacacaaagaggcACTTTGATAATGCATACATACTGTGCACTGTTCTAATTTCCATCTCTTACCTGACTTGACGCTACAGTGAATGTGGGCTTTGGACTCGTAATAGACCCAGTCAAATCCAGCTTCTACAGCCAAGCGAGCCAACATAGCATACTTATTCCTGTCCCTGTCAGGAGGACAAAAATTTATAGTTAATTTCCAGCATGGGTCCATCTGAATTAAAATTCTTCACAAAAAGACCATTTCTACTTTGACATTTATGTAGACAAGTTGTAAGGAAGGAATTTTTTCCCACATTCAGACTGAAATATGTGAACTTGCTATCAGCTAAAAAATGCGGTGTATTTGTTTACCAATTGCTTGACTCATCACATTGCAGATAAGGTAACTGACAGTTTAACTTGTTGAGTGTCACAGTTCACGCACTACAAGCAGTTTAAATGTTCTCTGGCCAACGTCCGGCCTGTTCACAGCACTTAACTTATTCTAGCCTACCTGTCTGATGTGGTGATGTCGACAGCACGCCCCTCATAATGCAATGAGTCCTCTGAATGATGACCATCCTCATCCCAGCCCTCCGTCACTCTCAACTTCACACCTGGCCACATGTTCATCACAGAGATGGCCAGAGAATTTAGCTTGTCTTTACACCGCTAAGAGaggaacaaacaagaacaaaaggAAAGCAGACTGttagaaatataaagaaatcttCTAGTCCCCGTATCACTTAAACTTGAGAAGAAACGTATATGAAAAATTAATTGCAATGAGATGTCTCTGAAGAATGATTACTTCGTGTCAAtcaacaaatgaaaagaaaaaacattttacagtgtggacAGTGTGTTTCTGATAAGGTTGTTAATCAGGGGCATTATGTGGTGACAATAGATGGATCATGGATGACAACAGCAGGCCCCAGTAAGATAACTAGCAGGAAACCATGAGTGactaaaatgataataataataatcaaaataaatacaGGATACCTcagattgtaaaaaaaaaaacacaaaagaatcTGCAAATAGTCAGTGTATATTAAAATTGTGCCAGGTGGGGTTTTTTCAGATTGTTAGAAGCATTATTAATGTGGTTTATGTTAGTCCATTGATCAATGAATGAACGTAGGATTAAATGAATTAGTCAATCTGTTTAAAGgttcacatttaaaaaagagcTTAAAACAacagggtgttttttttttttttttacacttcatATGAAAGGTGTGTGCTTGTTGGCCAAATGAACACTGTGATATGAAGACAGCACTGAGATTAATATTTGATGGGAAAAGATACCCCGGGACCCAAAGGCGGTGACTTTACGCACACCAAAGCTTATGTCTAGGCATGAAAACCGTACAGATTGGCGACCACCGAGACTCACTTGGTGCGTGAGTAAAAGAAACACTAAAAGTCTATAACAGTTCAGTATGTCAGGCAGCAAAACACAGAGGACCAGGAGTCAATGAAATCAATCACTGTAGTTCAAACATCTGACTGACCAGAGATATTGAGCAGACAGCTGGATGCAACAGTTACCAATCTAGTCACTAAACTCCTTGTGGTATGCTTGCTACAATCAACTTTCAACCGATTCTTtctttataaaaacaaagaaaagaaagagaaagaaaaaaagcttttccCCCTTTTGCAATACCAGGTATATTTAGGAACGCTGGCCTGTGTCGCATCTTTGCGAACGTATACGTAGGCTACTCATTCATCCCCCTTCTCACCTGGGTCATTAGCCTGTCGGCGCCCGTGTCCTCCTCATCTTTAAAGATTATGTCTGTATTGTAGTTTGGCGTCAGCTCTTTAAAGCGCTCGGAGTTGCGTGTTATCTTGCCCTCGGGACGCCCGCTGGCTCCTAGGGTCTTCTCGGCGACGTTTGGGCTGAACTGCTTGTAGGCAAGCGGGATGAGCTTTTTCGGGAGCCGCCTTTTGCCGTACCCCCTCCCCGGCCCGCAGCCCTCCGAGGCAGgtgcgaggaggaggaggaccaaGGCACACAGAGAGGCGGTGAGAAGGAGGAAGGAGATCCGCATCGCCCCGGGGGGAGGGATGACTCTCCCGGGGGAGAGAGATGTCTTCAGTACCACCGCGGTTTGGCTACCGACTCCATCGTCCGTGACAGTTGCAAATCCACGTCCGAAAAACTCGGATAAAAGAAGCTCAGCACCTCGGCTGCACGGGGCACCATTTGGATACCAAAAAGTTTCTAGCTTTTCCAGAACATCGACCCTGTATTGAGAAACTTCGCTCGCACCGCCTTACAGAATCAACAGTAAGTGTGCAGGCTGTAAAGTCCGTGCATTTTAAACAAACAGGTTCAAAGTCGATTTGGTGGGTGAGAGAGTTAAAGAGAGAGAGCGGTTACTGATATCCAAGTTGCAGTGTTGTGGTTTCTCTCcccctctttcttttcctctggGAAACTGTCATAACATCAGCCACTTTTGCCTGCTCTTTGGTTGGTGCCCTCTCTGGATTGAAGGCTTTTCCTCTCCATATGCGGCCGGCGTGCAACAAGCTGCAGCTTTCCAGTTGAATTGAAGGGATTTGAGTGATCCAAAACGATCTGTTGCCACTTCAGACCGCACCCTGCCAGTCCtgccctcctctctctcctttgcTCCCTCTGTTCCTATACTCTGCCACCCACCCCGCCCCTCTTGGGCACAGGGCGCACTGGAGAGTCCTGTCCACACTCTGCTGGCAGACAGGCAAGCAGCAAACACAAGTTTGCCCTTTATTGCTGCCACTTCACATTTCCAGTTGTTGTCTATGTCTTTCTGTGCCCTTGACAGCTCTGTACTCTGACAGCcctgctttttgttttacattgtaAACAACAATCACAATCAATTAAAACAATCAATTTCCTGGAGTAGACTGACACAATTTTTTCCCGGCTGCATAAAGATCAAGGGTCATTAGTTGGCTTGATGTTGGATGACTGACTGCGTAATAGGGTAATTACCAGTGGTGAGACATACTAATTGCCTGGATGTTTGGCAGGTGGATTGCTTGGCAGAAAAACTGATTTGCTGACTGACTGACAGATTGTTGAACGGCTAGTTGACTGACTGAGTTACAGCAGGGACAATTAGTCTTAAATGAGTGCTCTAATAAATAACCAATAGTACTAACTTTATGCCAGTTTTCTAAAATGGACATCTTTAATTTAAAAGCTTTTGGCTACTTGGTTCTCTTGCTGCCTATAGGTGAAGCACACgtccacatgcacacacaaacacacacacaagcaaaccCAACCCCTCCAAATTAGCTCTTCAAATATTTGCCAGCAGAAAATCAGTGGTCTCACCACTGTTTCTCAGTGCTGGCTCCTTGGAATGAATTGAACTGTACAAGGCTGAGGCTTTCCACAGTTTACGTTTTATTATTTGTGTCTGTAAACACCGTAAAGTATTTTTTGCTGCAACACTGCTTTTCATGTGTCTTGATGGGACACTGAAAGGCAAATAGAGAGATTCACACAGAGTAAACAGCCATCTATTTTTGTTTTCGCCTTTAAGCTGAAACAGAGCACATACTGACACTTGTGTAAATTCATTAAATTTTTCCTGGTATGGAGCATGCAGACTAgttcaaataaatcaaaatttgTCAGATAGAGGTGTCAGTGTTTTGCCAAATTTGGTTCTAGCTTTGCAAAGTGGAATAGCTCCCATAATGTAGTTTAATCTCATCGGGAACTTTTGCCACTCCATGAATAAAAAGCTTTTTCGGGGCATGGTCAGTGACATTTCAAAGATATCACTGTTAAGACTTTCTTTTAATATCTGTTCCTCAGATCGTAGCAGCgttaaataaaagaaaggttTCACTATTTGGGCAGTATACTTATTTACTTCCTCACAGATAAGAAGATCAGTATGGATGGTGTCTGTAATATTATGATTGAATTCATATAAATGTGCAGTTCTTATATCTGCAGTTCATCCTCTGGATTACCTATCCTATTAACAAAACATGAAGATGGCTTTCTAAGTGTTTGACATTTTCCCAATCGTCACGTAAAACAGCGTCTTTCTTTCACCAGTTTAGCAACCTCATGAAGTCTCCACCAGTCAACTGCTGCCACATGCTGCCACCAGTCAACTTCACAGCCGAAAAACTGTGCATACATGTGCATACCGCATGATCCAGTGTCATAATTATCAGAGATAATTCAGATAATTCAGAGATAGCCAAGCTAACTGTGCCTCGCTGCTTTAAATATCAAATTATTGGGAGTTTTTAGTTCCTCTGCTCTCCTAAGCAGCAAAAGACTGAACCCCGAAAATGCTATCAGTCACCAAGTTAGCATCTTGCACAATTTTGTTCTTGCACAGTTGCAGATGTTGATGCAGGTACTGAGATTTTTCAGTCACATGTCAGCTAACCATGTGAGGTTAACTTCTCTGCCATTTTGGATGTGTGACGATGTAACATCCCaatcacacaggcctagaaTCTGAGCTGGCACCCACCATTCACCAGTAAAAATGTGTAGTCTATTCCCTGACTGGTTCTTGAGTGGCTGATGAAGGTTGATGGAAGTATCTGTGAAATTGGCTGCTAAAGGCCCAAATGACATAGGTCTAGAAACTGAGCTGACAACCACCATTCACCAGTAAAAATGTGTAGCCTATTCCCTGACTGGTTCTTGAGTGGTTGCTGAAGGTTGATGGAAGTCTCTGTGAAACTGGTTGCTAAAGCTCCAATCACATAGGCCTAGAAGTCAGTCAGTGACCTCCCCTTCCTCCCAACCAACATTTACAAAGGAAAAACTTTCTTGATTTCTTGTGTATGTTGTAGGGTGTATTTCTTGACCTCCTTGGAATTTCTTTGGTTTCACTGCCATCAGATTGTCACTGTGCTCTGTAGTTAGTGAATGTCTGTGTTTGCAAACACTCACCAACTCTCCAAGAAACTATAAAATATTTGCTTgaaagtaaaagttgcacctTTGAAATGTATTTACTGCAGCGctaagcagtgttggggagtaacggaatacatgtaccgccgttacgtatttagaatacaaaatatgagtaactgtattccgttacagttaccgtttaaaaaggtggtattcagaatacagttactttgttgaaataaatggattacacggcggtactttcctgtttcatattgtcgcaggtcaggattatttgggttagtttgacagctacgtaatgttgttccaggcagcagcgttacggttgccatggttacagggtgaagcgctctctctctgcgtgtttcctgggtgagagagcgcttttttgttgttgttgttgtgctaagctaaaaggcagaatgctacaggcatggccctaaagaatgtagcctcatgggcagtgtagtccgtgctgcagggagaatggactaccatacacgttatgtgtctgtgagcgagggagggagagaaaggaaaagtccgagctgtcacggagcaaaaacgggagctggaagcatgtaaatataataataaccactgcagccaagaagagtgcctgacgagcccatttgtaagtaaatggtaaatggcctgtatttatatagcactttactagtccctaaggaccccaaagctctttacatatccagacatccacccattcacacacacattcacacactggtgatggcaagctacatagtagccacagccgGACGATCTGATTTCCTCGTGTTGGCGTTGTTcccacatcatcataataaatgttgttccaggttcaacattgcaagtgaccaatcacctTCTTGTGACGTCATACTTCTGCGActtataatataaaacaaacaggGGCTAAAAGAGGCTAAACTTTCATATGGTATGTCTCTGGCAACATTaacacgatgtcccagggacaacatttacacgatgtcccagggacaactttaacacgatgtcccagggacaacattTACACGATGGCCCAGGACAAATTTGTAAATTTCTGGATTACTGTTAATCCCCATAGAATCAAGAACTCATGTCCAGTTTCACGGCTATGGACCAGTTAATTATGTTTCCAGGTGATAGTTTGATTCATAGATTCAGCACACAACCATTAGTCTAGGCCTTTTAGTTCAAATTCTCTTCACTTATGTTTGTAAAATGGTCAGGGAAGCTACTGCAATTTTGCCTGACATTGTTATGACAGCTATATTCACCTGTACATTTATTATATATCATAATATATTGACGGGAGAGCTATATTCACCTGTACTTTCATAATAAATCATAATACATTGACACGCAATTCTCTGTCTGGAGAACACTGGTTCGCAAGTAGCCTATCACTAGCAAACAAACAGCTATCCATTTCAAGGAAAACATATGTATTatgcttaccgtttattaaagaaaagtatCTTGAGAGGAATTGAAATTGCTGGATCGGCGGACAAAAGGCGGTTTCCCGaagaacatttgtttttttaaggcgGGTATTTTtcgaagtcgcaaaagtatgatGTCACAAGAAGGTGATTGGTTACTTGTAATGTGAACCCTGGAACAACATTAATTATGATGATGTGGGAACAACGCC
This DNA window, taken from Oreochromis niloticus isolate F11D_XX linkage group LG16, O_niloticus_UMD_NMBU, whole genome shotgun sequence, encodes the following:
- the LOC100706920 gene encoding indian hedgehog B protein, which gives rise to MRISFLLLTASLCALVLLLLAPASEGCGPGRGYGKRRLPKKLIPLAYKQFSPNVAEKTLGASGRPEGKITRNSERFKELTPNYNTDIIFKDEEDTGADRLMTQRCKDKLNSLAISVMNMWPGVKLRVTEGWDEDGHHSEDSLHYEGRAVDITTSDRDRNKYAMLARLAVEAGFDWVYYESKAHIHCSVKSEHSVAAKTGGCFPGDAQVVVEGGAAKQMRDLLPGDRVLASSTADGHGPFLYSPVLSFLDRQPNATKIFYVIGTDAGFNITLTAAHLIFVTDCTAGLNQPEEEPLSGSTWEGRPRWGVGQRTVFASEVQPGQCVFTSAGEVKSQPKLSVVTFVSEQRSVGLYAPLTQHGSIVVNGVLASCYAAVDSHHLSHWALAPLRLFYSLIGPSEAQNDGLHWYPWLLHWLGKMLLDTTHFHPWSVEQ